The sequence CTCTGGGTCGCCAGCTTCGACGCCCGCGAACTCCACCGCCGGGTCGTCGAACTCGTGGTGAATCTGATGGAGCACGCGCTCGGACACGCGGAGGACGACGCGGCGCTCCAGGCGTTCGAGACGCAACTCGCGGACTTCGACGTCGACGCGTTCGTCGACGAGTACCGAGAGGTGCGGGACTTCGAGGACGAATGGGACGAACCGACCTGACCGCAACGCAGCGACCGTACTCCGCAGACGCCGTCCGCCCGCCGCACCGACCGAACGTTCTTGTCGATCCAGGTTTCCTGTCCAGATAATGGCCGAACTCGACGTGACCGGCGGCTTCGACGTCCACGAACAGCGGTCGAAGTTCAAACTGCTCAGACAGGACGCCGAGTCGATGCACCTCGAGAACCGCGGCGGCCTGGAGTGTCCCGCCTGCGGGGCGGTCTTCGACCGGCTGTTCGTGACCGACGAGGAGACGGTGACCTTCTCCAGTTCACCGAACGGACCGATATGTCTGGTTCGGGCGCCCGATCAGCTGCTCGTGCTGACCCACTAGTGGGGGTACGTGGTCACGGTCGGAGACGGGGGACAGCTCACTCCGCGTTCATCTTCGCCGAAACGGCTGCGACGCGCTCTTCGATCTCCTCGAGCTCCTCCTTCTGCCCGTCCGTGGCGTCCGCGACTTCCTCGACTTCCTCGGCGACCTGCTCGGCTCGGTCTGCGGTCTCGTCGATCATCGAAGCGATCTCCTCGGCGCTGGCCGCCTGATCGTCGGTCGCATCGGCGATCTCCTCGATCCCGACCGAGACCTCGCGAATTGCCTCGGCGATCTCGGCCTGATTGTCGACGAGCCCCTCGACGTCCTCGATGGACGCCTCGAGGTTCTCCGTGGTCCGCTCGACGTTTTCGTTCATCTCGGCGGCGGTCGACTGGATCTCCTCGACGATGGCCTCGATCTCGTCGACCTCGTCTTTGGACTGCTCGGCGAGTCCCTTGATCTCGTTGGCGACGACGGCAAAGCCCTCCCCGCCGTTCGCCGATCGCGCGGCCTCGATGTTGGCGTTGAGCGCCAGCATGTTGGTCTGATCGGCGATGTCGTTGATCACCTCGACGATCGAATCGACGTCCGCGATCTTCTCGTCGAGGTCGGCCGTCGCCGCGGAGAGGGCACTCGCCTGCTCGCCGACCCGATCCATCCGCTCCCGGACCGTCTGTCCCGTCTCGGCCGAGCGCTCGGCGACGTCCTCGGCCTGGGTAGCCTCGGCGTTGACCTCCTCGGCGTTCGCCGCGATCTCTTCGACCGTCGAGGAGAACGTGCCGACCTCGCGGCTCGCCTGATCGAGATTGCTCGCTTGCGTCGAGACCATGTCGGTCATGCGCTGGGACGCGTCCGCGACCCGGCTCGCGGACTCGACCAGGTCCTCGACGCCCGCTTCCACGTCTTCGGCGAGCTCGCGTTGCAGACGCTCGACCTGCTCGCGCTGTTCGACGAGTTCGGTCTCCCGGGCGTTGATCTGGAACGCACCGACGACGGCACCGTGCTGATCGTGTAGCGGGACCGATTTCGCGCGGACGTGGAACTGATTGCCGTCCGAGTCGTACGCCGTGCGAATCTTCTCCTCCCGGATAGCCTCGTCCGTGCGGACGACGGTCTCCGAGAGGACCTCGTCTTCACCCTCGGTCCCCAGGAGGTCCATCGCGGCCATCCCCTCGGCCTTCGCCGCATCGTGGCCGGTGAACTCGGCGTTGGTCTCGTTCCAGAACGTGATGACACCCTCGGTGTCGATCGTGTAGATCGGTTCCGGAAACCCGGTCGCGACCGACTCGAACATCGCCTTCCAGAAGTCACGTTCCGCCTCGACCGATCCAATGCGCTCGTCGTCCCCCGCGAAGGAGGCAGCGAAGTCCTCGATACCCATATGATACCAGTATCGAAATGCTTTGAAGTATCGTATTTATGTCCTCGGACCCGACTCTCAGTGATGAAAACGCGATGGGTCGGGTAACTTACGATATTCGAAATTCGATTGCGATAACTGCAACGTTTCGTCGGACTTATTACGATGTACGGATTGGACTCCGATAGAATGTCTGACGACCGGACCGTCCTCCTCATCGGTAGTGGCCCGATTCAGATCGGACAGGCAGCCGAGTTCGATTACTCCGGTGCGCAGGCCTGTCGAGCGCTGCAGGAGGAGGGGGCCCGAGTCGTCCTCGTCAACTCCAATCCGGCGACCATCATGACGGACCCGGAGATGGCCGACGAGGTCTACATCGAGCCCATCACCACGGAGGCCATCAGGGAAATCATCGAGAAAGAACGCCCCGACGGCGTCATCGCCGGCCTCGGCGGGCAGACGGGACTCAACGTCACCGCCGAACTGGCGGAGAAAGGTGTCCTCGACGAGTACGACGTGGAGATTATGGGAACCCCGCTGGACACCATCTACGCGACCGAGGACCGCGACCTGTTCCGCGAGCGGATGAAAGAACTGGGCCAACCGGTCGCGCGCTCGACGACTATCACGCTGGACGACGACGAGTCGGTCGGCGATATGACCGCCGAAAATCTGCGTCAACGGGTCGACGATGCCGTCGAGACCGTCGGCGGACTCCCCGTCATCGCCCGGACGACCTACACGCTCGGGGGCTCAGGATCGGGCATCGTCTACGAGATGGACGAGCTGGTCGACAGGGTCCGCAAGGGCCTTCGGCTCTCCCGCAACGACGAGGTCCTCGTTACCGAGTCCATCGCTGGGTGGGTCGAACTCGAATACGAGGTCATGCGCGACGCCGGCGATTCGACGGTCATCATCTGCAA is a genomic window of Halanaeroarchaeum sp. HSR-CO containing:
- a CDS encoding flagella cluster protein — encoded protein: MAELDVTGGFDVHEQRSKFKLLRQDAESMHLENRGGLECPACGAVFDRLFVTDEETVTFSSSPNGPICLVRAPDQLLVLTH
- a CDS encoding methyl-accepting chemotaxis protein produces the protein MGIEDFAASFAGDDERIGSVEAERDFWKAMFESVATGFPEPIYTIDTEGVITFWNETNAEFTGHDAAKAEGMAAMDLLGTEGEDEVLSETVVRTDEAIREEKIRTAYDSDGNQFHVRAKSVPLHDQHGAVVGAFQINARETELVEQREQVERLQRELAEDVEAGVEDLVESASRVADASQRMTDMVSTQASNLDQASREVGTFSSTVEEIAANAEEVNAEATQAEDVAERSAETGQTVRERMDRVGEQASALSAATADLDEKIADVDSIVEVINDIADQTNMLALNANIEAARSANGGEGFAVVANEIKGLAEQSKDEVDEIEAIVEEIQSTAAEMNENVERTTENLEASIEDVEGLVDNQAEIAEAIREVSVGIEEIADATDDQAASAEEIASMIDETADRAEQVAEEVEEVADATDGQKEELEEIEERVAAVSAKMNAE